TGGTATAGGTAACAATGACTGAATCCAGGTGTTGGTTCAGGTAACAATGACTTACCCCAGGTGTTGGTACAGGTAACAATAACTGACCCCTGGTGTTGGCACAGGTAAAATGACTGACCCCTGGAGTTGGCACAGGTAAAATGACTGACCCCTGGTGTTGGAACTGGTAACAATGACTGACTCCAGGTGTTAGCACAGGTAACAATGACTGATAGGTTGACTTACAAGTTTGGGAAAGTCCACCACAGGGTGTGCTTTGAAGTGCTTCATGGCATCAGTGAACTCAGTGAGACCTTTCCTCTTGTTCTTCACAATCCTTCTCAGCTCTTCATACTAAACAGACAATAGAGAAGTGACAGTAACACAGAAAACACAGCTctgtatatgtaaaacacagCTACCATCTGGAGAAGCAAGAAAACACTGTGCTGAATCAGTTTAAACAAACCATCTGTTGTCCTGGGGATATGCAAAATTTCTCCCTAAAAATGGACATGTTGGTACACATTTTGGCATTATGATTAAGTTGTCAGACATAAGCAGGTTTTGGTTATCAGCTACACCAGTCCTAGATACACACACAGGCATGCTAATCAGCCCTGAACCTTACAGTTCACattgtgtttttgtattgctgttcatatacatgtaaaacatgtAGGCGCAAGCCACTTCTTGAGTGTTGTTATTGAATGTACTGCATTTGTATATTTTGAAGGGAATGTGTGAAAGTTATTTTAACTGGAAAAGGATGATTCTCATCTGTATGAAACAGTGAGCGTCATCTCTCTTACAACAATAAGAAACCTCTCAAAGAATAAGACTCATTGATGCAAAGTGCAAACTGTTTAAAGCCCTCCTACAGATTTATGCTGTTGTGTGACACACTGTAGTTTGTTGTGTGACACACTGTAGTTTGCTGTGTGACACCCTGTATGTTGTTGTGTGACACCCTGTATGTTGCTGTGTGACACACTGTAGTTTGCTGTGTGACACCCTGTATGATGCTGTGTGACACCCTGTATGTTGCCGTGTGACACACTGTAGTTTGCTGTGTGACACCCTGTATGTTGCTGTGTAACAGTCTATGTTGCTGTGTGACACACTGTAGTTTGCTGTGTGACACCCTGTATGTTGCTGTGTAACACTCTATGTTGCTGTGTGACACACTGTAGTTTGCTGTGACAAACTGTAGTTTGCTGTGTGACACACTGTATGTTGCTGTGTGACACACTGTATGTTGTTGTGACAAACTGTCGTTTGCTGTGTGACACACTCTTGGACTGTGACACCCTGTATGTTGCTGTGTGACACACTGTATGTTGCTGTGTGACACACTGTAGTTTGCTGTGTGAAACACTCTGTATGTTGCTGTTTGACACACTGTATGTTGTTGTGACAAACTGTAGTTTGCTGTGTGACACACTGTACTTTGCTGTGTGACACACTGTTGGACTGTGACACCCTGTATGTTGCTGTGTGACACACTGTATGTTGCTGTGTGACACATTGTATGTTGCTGTGTGACACACTGGTACAGACCTTGTCTACACACTGTAGCTCCAGCGCCATGCTGAACTTGGCCTGGAAGGATACACAAGCTTCTACGTTATATTGTGCATTATATCCTATTATACCTTTGGCTTCAGTCTGGTAACAATGTGAACATAAATGTGACATGGGTAagactgtttgttttgtttttctacaCCCTGACAAGGCTTTCAATGACATACAACAGTAATCACATGATGCCCACTCAACACTAAACACCAGAGACAAAACATCATGAACCAAAAGTAATTTTAGTCATAACATATGTAATATTATTTGGTATGCTCTAAAGGCAGAAACAAGCTTGACCAAGAGACTCACCATCCTGCATGTTGCAACCCATGCTGGAACTTCCCCCTTCACACTACGGTAGTCCTCCCCCGTCTTCCAGCACTACATGGGTACCAGGCAGACCAAACATACACTATCATATATACATCAAACATGGTCTGCATGTGGCATCACTTCACACTGGCATCTGGATTGTACATTTGTAAAGGTAAACTTTACTGTAATGATCAAATCCTTGACTGGCAAATAGAAATTGACTGAATCAGTTGAAGTCACAAAAAGGTAAACTTCTGACTGTAATTATGAATGTCATAGTTTGTGAGGATGTTTCTACAGCTGCTTCTGATGGGTTCTTATCCACAACAAGCTTAAACACAATAACGTGCTAGTTACTGTACATAGTTAAAGTCTCACAGTATCAACAGCCTCCATGTCAACACCTCTCTGTATGAGAGCAAGGCGGATCCCCTCGGCTCCGGGAACAGAACATGCGTAGTGGTACACACTGCGTAGGTGCTGCAACATACCACACTCGATATTCCTCATAGCTCATCTTGTCGAGCCAGAGATATGTTCTGTCACAGTGACAACAGTTTAATTAAGCGAGAGAGTTGTGGATGTTTATTATGATAAGTACCAGAATACAAAGTATTTCACATTAACATCAAGATTAACATGAAGATTTTAAATATTAacaatatatatactgtatataagtAAAGAGAATTACATCATCAACTTACACAGTCTTTGACATTTATGTCAATTGCTGGCATTGACATTAAATACTTGGCAATATCAAAGTTCTCAAACAACACAGCGAGATGTAAAGAAGACCGACCTCCCTGAAACAGATACATATCACCAACATCATGTGAAAGTCACCAGAGTTTTACACAAGCAATACTCTCACAAAAAGGTGGATTCAACACACAGCAGACAACCTCAAGTCTGGCAACACTCTAGGTGGCTTCATCACACAACAGACAACCTCAAGGCTGGCAACACACTTGGTTTCTTCAATACACTACAGACAACCTCAAGCCTGGCAACACACTTGGTTTCTTCAATACACTACAGACAACCTCAAGTCTGGCAACATTCTAGGTGGCTTCATCACACAACAGACAACCTCAAGCCTGGCAACACACTTGGTTTCTTCAATACACAACAGACAACCTCAAGCCTGGCAACACACTTGGTTTCTTCAATACACTGCAGACAACCTCAAGCCTGGCAACACACTTGGTTTCTTCAATACACTACAGTCAACCTCAAGCCTGGCAACACACTTGGTTTCTTCAATACACTACAGACAACCTCAAGCCTGGCAACACACTTGGTTTCTTCAATACACTACAGACAACCTCAAGCCTGGCAACACACTTGGTTTCTTCAATACACTACAGACAACCTCAAGCCTGGCAACACACTTGGTTTCTTCAATACACAACAGACAACCTCAAGTCTGGCAACACACTTGGTTTCTTCAATACACAACAGACAACCTCAAGCCTGGCAACACACTTGGTTTCTTCAATACACTACAAACAACCTCAAGTCTGGCAACACTCTAGGTGGCTTCATCACACAACAGACAACCTCAAGCCTGGCAACACACTTGGTTTCTTCAATACACTACAGTCAACCTCAAGCCTGGCAACACACTTGGTTTCTTCAATACACTACAGACAACCTCAAGTCTGGCAACACTCTAGGTGGCTTCATCACACAACAGACAACCTCAAGCCTGGCAACACACTTGGTTTCTTCAATACACTACAGTCAACCTCAAGCCTGGCAACACACTTGGTTTCTTCAATACACTACAGACAACCTCAAGCCTGGCAACACACTTGGTTTCTTCAATACACTACAGTCAACCTCAAGTCTGGCAACACTCTAGGTGGCTTCATCACACAACAGACAACCTCAAGCCTGGCAACACACTTGGTTTCTTCAATACACTACAGACAACCTCAAGTCTGGCAACACACTTGGTTTCTTCAATACACTACAGACAACATCAAGTCTGGCACCACACTTGGTTTCTTCAATACACTACAGACAACCTCAAGCCTGGCAACACACTTGGTTTCTTCAATACACTACAAACAACCTCAAGTCTGGCAACACTCTAGGTGGCTTCATCACACAACAGACAACCTCAAGCCTGGCAACACACTTGGTTTCTTCAATACACTACAGACAACCTCAAGTCTGGCAACACTCTAGGTGGCTTCATCACACAACAGACAACCTCAAGCCTGGCAACACACTTGGTTTCTTCAATACACTACAGACAACCTCAAGTCTGGCAACACTCTAGGTGGCTTCATCACACAACAGACGTCAAGCCTGGCAACACACCTGGTTTCTTCAATACACTACAGACAACCTCAACCCTGGCGACACCCTAGGTGGCTTACCAACACAACAGGCAACCTCAAGCCTGGCAGCATTCTTGGTGGCTTCATCACACAACAGACAACCTCAAGTCTGGCGACATTCTTGGTGGCTTtgacacacaacagacaacctCAAGCCTGGCAACACTCTGGGTGGCTTtgacacacaacagacaacctCAAGTCTGGCAAAACCTGTAGTTATCCTCAACACACAACTGATCTAGACAAGCTCAAGCCTGGCAACACTCTAGGTGCCTTCCATACACTACAGACAACCTCAAGCTTGCAACACTCTATGTGGCTTTGATACACAACAGACAACCTCAAGCCCCAGTTCTAACACAGCGTCTCCTGTGATTAATTCTAATATGGAATTCACGTAGTCATTAATTGGCTTTTGCAGCTGTTGTTCCACCTTGTCTCTGGCATTGACCAGCATGTCTGGGGACTTCTCTGTGTCAGTCAACAACTTTTCAACCATGCTCTTGTCAGAATTACGGATGTGCTTATGAATTAAGATGACATTTTTCTGAAATGAGAATACAACATTAATATTCGATAAAACATTAGTCACAAAATGTCTACATTTCAAAATTGCTTTAAAATACATTTGCAtgagcgggtgagtgagtgaatattgcttaTTAAAATGCTGCATCAGCAATGCTGTAGCTATTCGCAATGAACAACTTACAagatttaaatgttttcaaaacatgataCTATGTAATCATTACCTGGAATTCTGGCAGCCAGTTTGTAAACTTGAGTACATCATCTGTTTCATTCCCACAGGCATAGATGTACGTGTCACGATACTGAAAACAAGTGAACAATTCACAATACTACCAACACTTTTCAAAACTCAAACTGAAACTATGGAGAGCAGCGTGGAGATACTGCAAGCACTTCCATAACaggaaaaacaatatttttctttACACTTGGATCACTTGAAACTGATTCAGAGCCATAAATTCTGTAAACTCAGAAGGTACCAGTATGTAATGAGAGACAGAGAGATAACCTGCTGAACACACTCACATTGTGCTGAATAAGCAAACTGTCATATCCATCCACGGAGAGTTTCCTCAATGTTTCCAAATCAGACTCTCTCAGGATCCTAACATAGAACTGAAACACAAGGACAGTAATGATCAACAACACTCAGTTACACACATTAAACAGAGAGCAAAAGTCAGCAACACACAACACAGGTAAGATTTGATGGAGTACTGCCCAGAATCATAATCTATCACAAGATACACAGGTGCAAAGATCCCAAAATATTTAAGTTCTACTGTCAGTTCCTCTGTGACTGAATCAGAAGCAATCACCTTGTCTATCAGATTCACCACATCACGGCGACGAGCAAACCGAGCCACATCTCGAACTGTTGACCCTGTCTGTAAAAAGTAATGCAATAAGTTGATGACAatccatatttatgaaacacagCCAGCAACACAGTATGCACATGCATATACAGACACACTCTCATACCTCATACACTGTATGCTGATGCTTGCTAAGTTCTGCCAATGAAGGAGACATTTTATCCCTCATATCAAACATACTGTGTACCACACATGCCAGCTCACTTCATCTTTCACCCAGTCTACCAAGTCATACCTCAGTCAACTCACCTCACCCTCAACACAGTCTACCAAGTCATCCCTCAAACAGTTAACTCACCTCACCCTCAACCCAGTCTACCAAGTCATCCCTCAAACAGTCAACTCACCTCACCCTCCACCCAGTCTACCAAGTCATCCCTCAAACAGTCAACTCACCTAACCCTCCACCCAGTCTACCAAGTCATCCCTCACTCAACTCACCTCACCCTCAACCCAGTCTACCAAGTCATACCTCAAACAGTCAACTCACCTCACCCTCAACCCAGTCTACCAAGTCATCCCTCAAACAGTCAACTCACCTCATCTGCCACCCAGTCTACCAAGTCATACCTCAAACAGTCAACTCACCTCACCCTCCACCCAATCTACCAAGTCATCCCTCAGTCAACTCACCTCACCCTCCACCCAATCTACCAAGTCATCCCTCAGTCAACTCACCTCACCCTCAACCCAGTCTACCGAGTCATCCCTCACCCAATCTACCAAGTCATCCCTCAAACAGTCAACTCACCTCACCCTCCATCCAATCTGTCAAGTCATTCCTCTAACATCAACTCACCTCatccctctctgcaatgtaggcTCCTTGTTTCAGCATGTATGCAATGACATCGAGTGGCATGGCCCCATTGGTCTTGTCTAAAGCAAACATCATACAGTTCCGTCCTCGCTGTTGGTGGGATAACACTAACTTATAGTCAAGAGATCACACAAACTACAGGGTGGTATAAGCATTGTCTTTCTGTCATGTCTGACACTTTCTGCTTGAAAATGATGTAACAGCTGATGTACATGTTAGTTAACAAGAGCACCAGTTCAGTGACTTTTGCTACATTAGCATACAAAGATTTCCGGAAATTACCTCATCCTTAAGGCTGAAGTTTGCCTTGTTCTTCAACACCTTCCATATAATCTCTGCAGGCAGATTACTGTTGATGGCCTCAAAGTACAGGGGACCCTGTGTGatgttcatcatcatcgtcatcatcatcatcatcatcatcatcatcatcatcatcatcattgtcatcgccatcgttgtcgtcgtcatcataaTGATGTTAGTTTGGTTAGTGTACTTGCATAGTTAACACATTCAGTAGACAGTGTTGACATACCAACTAGCAGACAGTAGTAGACAGTGTTGATGTACCCACTAGGAGACAGTAGTAGACAGTGATGATGTACCCAGTAGCAGACGGTAGTAGACACTGTTCACATACACTAGCAGACAGTGCTGATATACCCAGTAGCAGACAGTAGTACACAGTGTAAATATACCCAGTAGTACACAGTGTTGTTAATATACCAAGCAGTACAAAGTGCTGTCAACATACCCAGTATTACACAGTGTTGTTTTCATACCCAGTAGCACACAGCGTCGCTAACTTACCCAGTAGTACATAGTGTTGCTAACATACCCAGTACTACACAGTCTTGTTAACATACCCAGTAGTATACAGTGTTGTTAACATACCCAGTAGTATACACTGTCATAAACATACCCAGTAGTAGACAGTGTCATTAACATACCCAGTAGTATACACTGTCATTAACATACCCAGTAGTAGACAGTGTTGTTAATATACCCAGTAGTATACAGTGTCATTAACATACCCAGTAGTATACACTGTCATAAACATACCCAGTAGTAGACAGTGTTGTTAATATACCCAGTAGTAAACAGTGTTGTTAATATACCCAGTAGTAAACAGTGTTGTTGATATACCCAGTAGTAAACAGTGTTGTTAATATACCCAGTAGTAAACAGTGTTGTTAATATACCCAGTAGTAAACAGTGTTGTTAATATACCCAGTAGTAAACAGTGTTGTTAATATACCCAGTAGTAAACAGTGTTGTTAATATACCCAGTAGTAAACAGTGTTGTTAATATACCCAGTAGTAAACAGTGTTGTTAACATACCCTGTAGTTCACAGTGTTATTGTCATACCCAGTAGTAAACAGTTTTGTTAGTATACTCAGTAATAAACAGTGTTGCTAATATACCCAGTAGTACACAGTGTTGTTAATATACCCAGTAGTAAACAGTGTTGTTAACATACCCAGTAGTAAACAGTGTTGTTAATATACCCAGTAGTAAACAGTGTTGTTAATATTCCCAGTAGTAAACAGTGTTGTTGATATACCCAGTAGTAAACAGTGTTGTTAACATACCCAGTAGTAAACAGTGTTGCTAATAAACCCAGTAGTAAACAGTGTTGTTAACATACCCTGTAGTTCACAGTGTTATTGTCATACCCAGTACTACACAGTGTTGTTAACATACCCAGTAGTACACAGTGTTGTTAATATACCCAGTAGTAAACAGTGTTGTTAACATACCCAGTAGTAAACAGTGTTGTTAATATATCCAGTAGAAAACAGTGTTGTTAATATATCCAGTAGTAAACAGTGTTGTTAACATACCCTGTAGTAAACAGTGTTGCTAACATACCCTGTAGTTCACGGTGTCATTAACATACCCAGTAGTAAACAGTGTCATTAACATATCCAGTAGTACACAGTGTTGTTAATATACCCAATAGTATACAGTGTTGTTAATATACCCAGTAGTAGACAGTGTTGTTAACATACCCAGTAGTAAACAGTGTTGTTAACATACCCAGTAGTAAACAGTGTTGTTAACATACCCTGTAGTTCACAGTGTCATTAACATACCCAGTAGTAGACAGTGTCATTAACATACCCAGTAGTATACACTGTCATTAACATACCCAGTAGTAGACAGTGTTGTTAATATACCCAGTAGTATACAGTGTTGTTAATATACCCAGTAGTAAACAGTGTTATTAATATACCCAGTAGTAAACAGTGTTGTTAATATACCCAGTAGTAAACAGTGTTGTTAACATACCCTGTAGTTCACGGTGACATTAACATACCCAGTAGTACACAGTGTTGTTAATATACCCAGTAGTACACAGTGTTGTTAATATACCCAGTAGTAAACAGTGTTATTAATATACCCAGTAGTAAACAGTGTTGTTAATATACCCAGTAGTAAACAGTGTTGTTAATATACCCAGTAGTAAACAGTGTTGTTAATATACCCAGTAGTAAACAGTGTTGTTAACATACCAAGTGGTAAACAGTGTTGTTAATATATCCAGTAGTAAACAGTGTTGTTAACATACCAAGTGGTAAACAGTGTTGTTAATATACCCAGTAGTAGACAGTGTTGTTAACATACCCTGTAGTTCACGGTGTCATTAACATACCCAGTAGTAAACAGTGTCATTAACATACCCAGTAGTAAACAGTGTCATTAACATACCCAGTAGTAAACAGTGTTGCTAATATACCCAGTAGTACACAGTGTCATTAACATACCCAATAGTATACAGTGTCATTAACATACCCAGTTGTAAACAGTGTCATTAACATACCCAGTAGTAAACAGTGTTGTTAATATATCCAGTAGAAAACAGTGTTGTTAATATACCTAGTAGTAGACAGTGGTGTTAACATACCCAGTAGTAACTGTTGACGAGTACAGGCAAGTTGACATCGGCACCAGCATTGCAGATGAGGGTCACAAGGTCAGTGTCATGGAGACTGATTGCGTACTGCAGGATATGCCGCCTTGTGGATGCCTGCAAGCAGAATATGCCAACAGACAGTTTGTATGATGCTTTGCAGTGGGCTTCCTTCCCTAGCCTGT
This portion of the Haliotis asinina isolate JCU_RB_2024 chromosome 10, JCU_Hal_asi_v2, whole genome shotgun sequence genome encodes:
- the LOC137297985 gene encoding putative ankyrin repeat protein RF_0381 isoform X3, giving the protein MAGEMLQLAKTKIGQAISEGNIKGLKKCLEQGQDPLFKDRKDNTYLHYVCTMHRPHIIHILFTTPIDINTQNRHGNTPLHVTALQNECCHVADLMAAGADPSVRNKEGKTASELKTKNKYWQSIYNKYQPGIFQAVSDHNVERVLELLHCWSMVDSLRNGQTLRQFAAALKFHDIVFLLDDHKPTLDAIYGVLEVNKVKVKAALKKSKCNINYVNHASTRRHILQYAISLHDTDLVTLICNAGADVNLPVLVNSYYWGPLYFEAINSNLPAEIIWKVLKNKANFSLKDERGRNCMMFALDKTNGAMPLDVIAYMLKQGAYIAERDETGSTVRDVARFARRRDVVNLIDKFYVRILRESDLETLRKLSVDGYDSLLIQHNYRDTYIYACGNETDDVLKFTNWLPEFQKNVILIHKHIRNSDKSMVEKLLTDTEKSPDMLVNARDKGGRSSLHLAVLFENFDIAKYLMSMPAIDINVKDCHLRSVYHYACSVPGAEGIRLALIQRGVDMEAVDTCWKTGEDYRSVKGEVPAWVATCRMAKFSMALELQCVDKYEELRRIVKNKRKGLTEFTDAMKHFKAHPVVDFPKLYVIDFEPETESEDDESNVGSNGRPPVSAEIVMTPADRARFLGLSSLAERLDKKREWQLRDKGNSHPTVIEQLNQQFPSIFVTQMF
- the LOC137297985 gene encoding putative ankyrin repeat protein RF_0381 isoform X1, yielding MAGEMLQLAKTKIGQAISEGNIKGLKKCLEQGQDPLFKDRKDNTYLHYVCTMHRPHIIHILFTTPIDINTQNRHGNTPLHVTALQNECCHVADLMAAGADPSVRNKEGKTASELKTKNKYWQSIYNKYQPGIFQAVSDHNVERVLELLHCWSMVDSLRNGQTLRQFAAALKFHDIVFLLDDHKPTLDAIYGVLEVNKVKVKAALKKSKCNINYVNHASTRRHILQYAISLHDTDLVTLICNAGADVNLPVLVNSYYWGPLYFEAINSNLPAEIIWKVLKNKANFSLKDERGRNCMMFALDKTNGAMPLDVIAYMLKQGAYIAERDETGSTVRDVARFARRRDVVNLIDKFYVRILRESDLETLRKLSVDGYDSLLIQHNYRDTYIYACGNETDDVLKFTNWLPEFQKNVILIHKHIRNSDKSMVEKLLTDTEKSPDMLVNARDKGGRSSLHLAVLFENFDIAKYLMSMPAIDINVKDCHLRSVYHYACSVPGAEGIRLALIQRGVDMEAVDTCWKTGEDYRSVKGEVPAWVATCRMAKFSMALELQCVDKYEELRRIVKNKRKGLTEFTDAMKHFKAHPVVDFPKLLAPLMPDYKDLIFLALEHNKPEIAERLANLGADLTQTEVYVIDFEPETESEDDESNVGSNGRPPVSAEIVMTPADRARFLGLSSLAERLDKKREWQLRDKGNSHPTVIEQLNQQFPSIFVTQMF
- the LOC137297985 gene encoding putative ankyrin repeat protein RF_0381 isoform X2; translation: MAGEMLQLAKTKIGQAISEGNIKGLKKCLEQGQDPLFKDRKDNTYLHYVCTMHRPHIIHILFTTPIDINTQNRHGNTPLHVTALQNECCHVADLMAAGADPSVRNKEGKTASELKTKNKYWQSIYNKYQPGIFQAVSDHNVERVLELLHCWSMVDSLRNGQTLRQFAAALKFHDIVFLLDDHKPTLASTRRHILQYAISLHDTDLVTLICNAGADVNLPVLVNSYYWGPLYFEAINSNLPAEIIWKVLKNKANFSLKDERGRNCMMFALDKTNGAMPLDVIAYMLKQGAYIAERDETGSTVRDVARFARRRDVVNLIDKFYVRILRESDLETLRKLSVDGYDSLLIQHNYRDTYIYACGNETDDVLKFTNWLPEFQKNVILIHKHIRNSDKSMVEKLLTDTEKSPDMLVNARDKGGRSSLHLAVLFENFDIAKYLMSMPAIDINVKDCHLRSVYHYACSVPGAEGIRLALIQRGVDMEAVDTCWKTGEDYRSVKGEVPAWVATCRMAKFSMALELQCVDKYEELRRIVKNKRKGLTEFTDAMKHFKAHPVVDFPKLLAPLMPDYKDLIFLALEHNKPEIAERLANLGADLTQTEVYVIDFEPETESEDDESNVGSNGRPPVSAEIVMTPADRARFLGLSSLAERLDKKREWQLRDKGNSHPTVIEQLNQQFPSIFVTQMF